From Mesorhizobium sp. Pch-S:
TGGTCTGGCTCTTCTGCGTCGTCGTCACATATTCGCCGTCCCGCATGACGGTGATGTCGTCGGAGAGCCGCATGATCTCTTCCATGCGGTGGGAGATGTAGATCACCGCCTTGCCCTGGCTCTTCAGGCGCTCGATGATGGCGAAGAGGATCTCGGCCTCGCTGTCGGATAGCGACGAGGTCGGTTCGTCGAGGATGACGACGTCGGCCGGCAGGCTGAGGCCCTTGGCGATCTCGACCAGCTGGCGCTGCGCGATCGACAGGTCGCCGACTTTTGCGCGCACGTCGACCGGCAGGCCCAAGTCGCGGATGAGCTGCTCGGCAGCGGCGTTCAAGGCACGGTCGCGGATGAAGCCGAAGCGGCTCGGCTCATGGCTGGCGAAGATGTTCTCGGCCACCGACAGGTTGCGGCTGAGGCTGAGTTCCTGAAAGACGATGGAAACGCCATGCGCACGGGCATCGCGCGGATTGCGCGGCGTGTAGGCCTTGCCGTTCAGCACGATGCTGCCGGCGGTCGGCTTGAAGACACCGGCGAGGATCTTCATCAGGGTGGACTTGCCGGCGCCGTTCTCGCCCAACAGCGTGTGCACACGACCGCGCCGCACGGTGAGATTCATGCGCTTCAGCGCTGCAACCGGGCCGAAGGACTTGGCGATGTCGTGGATCTCGAGCACCACGTCGTCCGAAGGATCCGAGGCAGCGGCGTGCGGCTTCTGGTTGATGGCTGTCACGGATTGCTCCTCCATAACCCACCGCCGACGGGCGTAGCGGGCACTCCCTTTCGGGGCATGCGAGAGCGTCGGCGTTGTGGATCAAGGCAAGGCAGGGAGAGCATGGCGCCCTCCCCACCGCCTGCCTGTTCGGGCTTACCTGGTTTCGCCGTCCTTGGTGACGACGCCCGGAACGATCGGCTGCTTGGCCTCGACCGTCTCGCCCTTGATGACCTTGGCCGCGGTCTGGACCGCAACCTTGCCCATCTGGTCCGGATACTGGGCGATGACGCCCACCATGACCGGGTCGTTCTTCACGGCGTTGCGGGCTTCTTCCATGCCGTCGAAGCCGATCACCTTGACCTGGGACTCAAGCTTCGCGGCCTTGACGGCGGCAGCGGCGGCCAGTGCCGCGTCATCGCCGAAGCCGAAGATGCCGACGATGTCGGGATTGGCCTGCAGGATGTTCTGCGCGGTCGCCAGCGCCTCGGGACGGGTAATGCCCGGCTGGATGGCCACGATCTTGACGTCCGGATGCTTCTCCAGGCCCTTCTTGAAGCCTTCGACGCGATCGACCACCGACTGCACGGTCGGATAGTCGATGACCGCGACATTGCCCTTGCCGCCGATCGACTTGGCCATCAGCTCGGCCGCCTTCTCGCCGCCGGCGAAATTGTCGGTGCCGACAAAGGAGGTGACGTCGACATTGTTGGCGGGCACGTCGACGGTGATGACCTTGATGCCGGCCTTCTCGGCCTTGGTGATGGCCGCCTTCACGCCCTTGGAATCCACCGGCGAGATGATGATGACGCTGACGCCCTTGGTGATGAAGTCCTCGACATCGGCAAGCTGCTTGGAGAGGTCCTGGTTGGCGATGGCGACTTCGAGCGGCACCTTCTCGGCCTCGGCTTCCTTCTTCATCGCGTCGGCGAGCGAGATGTAGAACGGATGCTGCTGGGTAAGCAGCGACGCGCCGATGCCTTCGGCGGAAGCGATGCCGGCCATCAGGGCAAGAGCGGCACCCGACAGAAGAATACGGCCAAGCGTTTTGCGAAACATGTGTTCCTCCATGAAGCCGGCGATGCCCGGCCTGTTGTTGATCTGAACGCGAAGATGCGCCTCCCGCCTTGCGGACCGAAATCGGCCGCTACCTCCAAGACAGGAATTGGGCCCGATATCGAGCCAGCATCCAGATGCCGCACAATCTCCTACGTGTCAACTTATTTTTTTACACGCGATAAAAACTTGCAAAACCCCACAAATGCGGCGACTATCTGGTCAATTGAAACGCAGCGCACAGGAAACGATCGCTTCGGGTCGGCCTGCGGCTTGCTTCGGTCAAAAAATAATTTTACGCATGGAAATAAATCGATTTATCCCGTTCGGGGCGCGCGGCAACAGGCGAGGAAGCCGAGCATGAGCGAACAGAAGGTCAGGACCATGGAGGAGTTCGCGGCGGCCACCGGCCTGTCGCGGCCGACGGTCTCGAAATACTTCGACAATCCCGACAACGTGAAGCCGTCGACCCGGGCGCGCATCGAGAAGGCGCTCAAGGATTACGACTACCGGCCCAACATCTTCGCAGCCAGCCTCAACCGCAAACAGCCGAAGAACATCGGCGTGATCGTGCCGCACATCTCGGACCCCTTCTATGCCGAGGTGGTGCGCCAGATCGAGATGCGCTGCCTTGCCGAAGGCTATTGGGCGATCGTGTTGTCCTCGCATGGCGAGCGCAAGCTGGAAGCGCGCGCGATGCGCACGCTGATGTCGCTCAACATCGCCGGCGTGCTGATGGCGCCGCTCGGCTTCGAGACGGACGCCACTTTGCTCGCCAGCCTCGTCAGCACCATGCCGATCGTGTTCCTCGACAACCGGGTCAACACCGAGCAGTCCTTTGTCGGCACCGACAACCGGCAGAGCATGGGCATGATCACCGAATATCTGTGCCGCACCGGCGAGCATCCGTGCTTCCTGGAAATGCCGGCGGTGAACCAGAATGCGCTGGAGCGCCGCGCCGCCTATGTCGCCACCATGGAGCGGCTCGGTTTCGAGCCGGTCGTGCTGCCGACCACGGCCACGGGCTGGGAATTCGAGGAGCTCGGCTACCGCGAGGCCGGGCGCATCCTCGACAGCGGCGGCTTTCCGACCCGCACCGTGCTGTGCGCCAACGACCGCCTGGCTTTTGGGGTGATTGCGGCGGCCTTCGAACGCAAGCTGCAGGTGGGCAGAGACGACGGCTGCGAACTGCGTGTCGCCGGCCATGACGACCATCCGCTCAGCCGCTTCACCTGCCCGCCGCTGACCACGGTGGCGCAGGACTACCAGGGAATCGCAGCCAGCGGCGTCGACATGCTCTTCACCCGCATTGCCGGTGGCGCGGACGCCGGCAAACCGGAGATCAGGCAGCTGGAAGCCAAGCTGATCATGCGCGGCTCGGCGTAGGAAGCGCAGCACCTCTTTTTCGCCCGCAAGGGCGGAAGGGTAACGGCACGCGCCATTGTCAGCTGTTGCAGCCTCGGCCGGCTCCGGGTTATCCGTTGCCGACACTGTTCAGCCCGGGGGTTCCAGTCACGTGAGCGTCGCATTCGCCAAGGAGGAAAGCGCCGAGGCCGCATCGGAAACCATCCTGCCGCCGCGCCCGATCCCCGACCGGATCAACCTGGTCACCGAGGCGGGTCTCAGCATGCTGCAGGAGGAACTGGCGCGGGCGCAGGAAGCGCTCGAGGCCGCCGGCAGGCTGGAAGATGTCAATGAAAGGCGACGGCAATCAGCCGTACCGGTTCGGGATGCCCGCTATTATGCCGAGCGCGTCCGCACGGCGCAGCTCGTGCCGGCGCCCACTTCGAATGCGGTGGTCGGCTTCGGCCATTCGGTCACCTTCAGGCGCGACGATGACCGCGTCCAGACCTTCCGCATCGTCGGCGACGACGAGGCCAATCCGGCCCAGGCTTCCATCTCGCACGGCTCGCCGGTGGCGATTGCACTGATGGGCAAGGCAGTGGGTGATTTCGTGCCGTTCGGGCAAGGTGAGATCGAGGTGCTGGCTATTTCGTGAGGAAGCGCCAGCGCCCGTTATCTCCCCTTTGCGGGGGAGAACGGATTTTCACGATCTTAGCGAGCACGCCCTTTAGGGCGGCACAGCTAAGTCGTAGAAAATCCAAGAGAGGGGATTTTCAGCCGAGGGGCCAGCTAGAGGGAGACCTTCCCTTCCTCAAAGAGAATACGAAATGCAGATTACCAGCGCTGCGACTGCATATCCCCTCTCTTGCGATTTCTAGCACTTAGACTGCGCCGCCCTGCGGGCGTGCTCGTCTAAGATGCTGAAATCGCTTTCTCCCCCACAAGGGGGGAGAAAGGGGCGCCGCTTGCGCCCCCCAAAAACTCAACCCGGGCGCTTCGGCTTGCCCTTGCCCTTGTATTCCCCGGGCGCGCCCTGGCCACGGTGGGGTTTCTTGGCCGGCTTGCCGCCCTTGCCGAACTTGGCCCCCTTGGCGAAATCCGGCTTGCCCTTGCCGAATTTCGGCTTGGGCCGCCACACGGCAGCGCCGGCTTCTCCGGCGGGCGCGATGACGATGCCGCGCTCGGTGCTGCCGGGCTGCTTGAGCTGCTCGATGAAGCCGGCCGCCTTGTCGGCGGAGATCTCGAAGCGGGTTTCGGTGTCGTCGATGCGGATCGAGCCGACGTCGCGCTTGGAGACGCCGCCGGCGCGGCAGATCATCGGCAGAAGCCATTTCGGATCGGCGCGCTGCTTGCGGCCGAGCGACAGCGTGAACCAGACGCCGCCTTCCATGTCGGGGCGGCGCGGCTCGGCCTCACGCCGGTCTTCACCTCCTCGGTCCCGGTCGCCTTTCTCACGCTTGGGCTTGCGCGCCTGCATGTCGTGGACCGGCAACGGAAACAGGTCCTCGGGCACGGGCCGGGCGGACAGCTGCTGGCGCAGGAAGGCGGCGGCGATGCGCTCGGGGCTGGCCTTGGCCAGAAGTTCGGTGACGAAAGCCGCTTCCGCCTCGTCCGGCTCGGCAGCCGACAGCACGGCATCCAGTATCTGGGCGCGATAGCGGGTCTCGATCTCGGCGATGCTCGGGGCGGCGCGCAGGGTGGCCGACAGCTTGGCCAGCGCCAGCACGCGCTGGGCGGCGCCGCGCCTGGTTTCGGGCACGATGAGCACGCAGACGCCTTTGCGGCCGGCGCGCCCGGTGCGGCCGGAGCGGTGCAGCAGCGTCGCCGGATTGCTCGGTACATCGGCATGGATGACGAGGTCGAGGTTCGGCAGGTCGATGCCGCGTGCCGCGACGTCGGTCGCCACGCAGACATGGGCGCGGCCGTCGCGCATCGACTGCAGCGCGTTGGAACGTTCCGACTGCGCCATTTCGCCCGACAGCGAGACGACCGAGAAGCCGCGATTGGCAAGTCGCGCCGTCAGGTGGCGCACCGCTTCGCGCGTGTGGCAGAACACCAGCGCGCTGGCGCTGTCGGAATCGAGCAGCGTGTTGATGACGGCATGTTCGCGCTCGTCGCGCCGCACCAGCATCAACTGGTATTCGATGTCGGCGTGCTGTTCGGTGGCGGCGGTCGCGGCAATGCGCACCGCGTCCTTCTGGAAATTCCTGGCCAGGTCCGCAATGCCGCGCGGCACCGTGGCCGAAAACAGCAGGGTGCGGCGATCCTCGGGCGCGGCGCCGAGGATGAATTCGAGGTCCTCGCGGAAACCGAGGTCGAGCATCTCGTCGGCTTCGTCGAGCACCACGGCGCGGAGCGCGCTGAGATCGAGCGCACCCTTGGAGATGTGGTCACGCAGGCGTCCCGGCGTGCCGACGACGATATGCGCGCCGCTGTCCAGGGCGCGGCGTTCGCGGCGCATGTCCATGCCGCCGACGCAGGTGGCGATACGGACGCCTGCGTCGGCGTAGAGCCAGTCGAGTTCGCGCTGCACCTGGATGGCGAGTTCGCGCGTCGGCGCGATCACCAGGCCAAGCGGCAGGTCGGCCTGCGGAAAACGTTCGGCGCGGCCGAGCAGCGTCGAGGCGATGGCAATGCCGAAGGCCACCGTCTTGCCCGAACCGGTCTGCGCCGAAACCAGAAGGTCGGCCTCGCCATGCCCGCCGCCCGCCATCTCGGCCTGCACCGGGGTGAGCTGGTGGTATCCCTTCGCTTCCAGCGCGGAAGCAAGGGCGGGGTGAATGGTGTCGTCGGTCATGGCTGCGGTCTCGGTTCAAAGCCGCGCATAGCACGGTATCGTGGAAGTTGTAGCGCAATTCTGGTCAGAACGCGCTGAAAGCGGCGGCGACAGCAACGTTGAAGGACAGCGACAACGTCGGCGCTGCCATCTCCCCCCTTGCGGGGGATAAAGGATTTTCACGATCTTAGTCGGAGCAGGCCGAAGGCCGTCGCGAGGCTAAGTCGTAGAAAATCCAAGAGAGGGGATTTTCAGCTGAGACACATCGTGTGTAACGCAGCCGTCTTGCTTCCAGGACGTTCCGCGAGAGCCGATTGTCAGCGTTGCGGCTGAAAATCCCCTCTCTTGCGATTTCTAGCACTTAGCCTGCGCCGCCCTAAAGGGCGTGCATCGTCTAAGATGCTGAAATCGCTTTCTCCCCCGCAAGGGGGGAGATAAGGCGCCGCGTCACCCCTCACCCGAACTCCGCGATCACCGACAGGAAGGCCGGGCCATAACGATCGAGCTTGGCTTCGCCGACGCCCGGCACACCGGCCATCTCGCTGCGCGAGGCGGGCCGGGCGGCTGCCAGTTCGATCAGGGTCTGTCGTGGAAGATGACATAGGGCGGCACGTTCTGCAGGCGGGCGATTTCGATGCGCTTGCGGCGCAGCGCCTGGAACAGGTCGTTGTCGGCCTGCGGGACGGCGGACTGCGCGTTGCCGCGCACCACCTTGCCGCGCCTGGCCCGCGGCGGCGCCGGAATGCGCAGCATCAGCTGCGGCTTCTCGCGCAGGAAATCACGCCCGGCCGGCGCGATCGACAGGCCGCCATGGCCGACCAGGTCGACATCGATGAAGCGCAGCGCGATCAGCTGGCGCAGGATCGCCCGCCAGGTGCGGTTGTCGTGCTCCTTGCCGATGCCGAAGGTGGAGATCCGGTCATGGCCGAATTGGGCGATGCGTTCGTTGTCCGCGCCCAGCAGCACGTCGACGACGTAGGCCTGCCCGAACCGTTCGCCGGTGCGATAGATGCACGACAGCACCTTCTGCGCGGCAATGGCACCGTCGAACAGGCGGGGCGGCTCCGCGCAGGTGTCACAATTGCCGCAAGGCTCGCAATGGTCGCCGAAATAGGACAGCAGCACCTGGCGGCGGCAACGCGCCGTTTCCGCCAGTCCCAGCAGCGCATCGAGCTTCTGCCGTTCCATGCGCTTGCGCTGGTCGGGCGCCTCCGATTCCTCGATGAAGCGGCTGCGCAGCGCGATGTCCTCATGGCCGTAGAGCATCAGCGTATCCGACGGCAGGCCGTCCCGCCCGGCGCGGCCGGTTTCCTGATAGTAGGCCTCGATGCTGCCCGGCAGGTCGACATGCGCGACGAAGCGCACGTCCGGCTTGTCGATGCCCATGCCGAAGGCGACGGTGGCGACCATGATGACCGCCTCGCCGTGCTGGAACCGCTGCTGGTTGGCCTCGCGCGCCGCCTTGTCCATGCCGGCGTGGTAGGCGAGCGCATCGTAGCCGAGGCCTTGCAGCCAGGCTGCGATCTCCTCGGTGCGGCGTTTCGACAGGCAGTAGACGATGCCGCTCTCGCCCTCGTAGCGCTTGAGGAATTCCTTCAGCTGGGCGCGCGGATTGTCCTTTTCCTCGATGGCGTAGCGGATGTTGGGGCGGTCGAAACCGGCGATGAAGGCGTCGGCCTCGTCGATGTCGAGATGCGACAGGATCTCGGCGCGGGTCGGTTCGTCGGCGGTGGCCGTCAGCGCCATGCGCGGAACGCCGGAAAAGCGCGCAACGACGGCGTCGAGCTGGCGGTAGGATGGGCGGAAATCGTGCCCCCATTGCGACAGGCAGTGCGCCTCGTCGATGGCGATCAGCGACAGCTGCACGCTTTCCAGCAATTCCAGCACGTCCGGGCGAGCCAGGGTTTCGGGCGCGACATAAAGCAGGTCGAGCGCACCGCCGCGGATGTCGCGCCACAGCGCACGGCGCTGGTCCAGTTCCAGATCGGAGTTGAGCGCCGCCGCGCGCACGCCGGCCTGGCGCAGCGCCGTGACCTGATCGGCCATCAGCGCCAGCAGCGGCGACACCACAAGCCCCATGCCGGGGCGCACGATGGCCGGGATCTGGTAGCAGAGCGACTTGCCGCCGCCCGTCGGCATCAGCACGAAGGCATTGTTGCCGTCGATCACATGCCCGACGATGTCCGCCTGCGGGCCCCGGAAGGCGTCATAGCCGTAGACGGTCTTGAGAATGTCGAGGGCGGCAGTGGTCATCTTGAGGTGGCGGCACGGAGAATCACGGGGAGACCCTTCATAGCAGCTTCGCCGGGCCGAGGTGGCTGCGATCAGTCCGAAATCGGCAGGTTACCGCCTCGAACCAGGCCGCCGGACTATCGAAAGGCATCGGCGCGGCATCACCGTCCTGCGGCGCCCGAACCTTCCAGGTCACCGCGGAGCCTGTCGAGGATGGAGACCGCATGGGCGGCATAACCGCTGATCCAGCGATCGTGGATGCGCTTGATCGGCAGGGCGTTGAGATGGTTCCAGCGCTCGCGGCCTTCGCGCCGGACGATGATCAGACCGGCGTCCTCCAGCACCTTGAGATGCAGCATCACGGTGCAGCGGTCCATCTCGGCGAAGACCTCACAAAGCATGCCGGTGGTGTGTGCCTCATCCTTCAGCTGATCGAGCATGGCGCGCCGCCGCGGATGGGCCAACGCCTTGAAAACCAGGTCTTCTTCGTGCTCGCTTGACATGTTATGTTTTTATAACATATTTGAAAATGAGCACAACACGGAGCCTGCGGCCGAAGCGAAATTCCACAGCGGCGCCGTGGCGTCTCGAACCGCACCGCATCAAGGAGGTTACTGATGACGCTGCCCAGTATCGTCTCGGAGCAGGAGTGGCGGGCCGCGCTGCGGCAGCAGGTCGACCGGGAAAAGGCTTTCACCCGCGCACGCGACGACCTCAACGCGCAGCGACGGCGCATGCCCATGGTGAGGATCGACAAGAACTACTCATTCGCCGGGCCGTCGGGAACGGTGAGCCTTGGCGACCTGTTCGACGGACGCCGCCAGCTGATCGTCTACCACTTCATGTTCGGGCCGGACTGGCAGGCGGGCTGCGACGGCTGCTCATGGGTGGTCGACGCGATGACCCATCCCGCGCATCTCAACGCGCGCGATACCTCCATCGTGCTGGTGTCGCGCGCACCACTGGAAAAGCTGCAGGGGTACCAGCAGCGCATGGGGTGGCGGCACCCCGTCTGGTATTCATCGCTCGGCAGCGACTTCAACCAGGACATGGGCGCGACAGTCACCGACCCGGACGATCCGACCAGGACCAGCGAACGCCACGGCATCAGCGTTTTCCTGCGCGACGGTGGCAACATCTATCGCAGCTATTTCAACGGCGCTCGCGGCGTCGAATATCTCGGCAGCCTGTGGACCTATCTGGACCTGACCCCTTACGGGCGCCAGGAGACCTGGGAAGAGTCCCCGCAGGGCTGGCCCCAGACCGAGCCCTATGGCTGGAACCGGCGGCACGACGAATACGGCAGCTGACCCCGCGACACGGGATCACCGGTTCCCGGCACGCCGGGCCTGAAAAAGCACTCAATCGTGCTTTTCGATCACCGCGTAGAGCACGTTGCGGTTTTCGCCGAAGAACACCTGCACGTCGACCTTGTTGCGGTCGACGCTGGCGTTGACGACGTTCCACATGTCGGCCTCGGAACGCAGCAGCAGCACCCAGTTCATGAAGGTTTCGCGGTAGCCGGCGTCCGGATTGCCTTCGGCATAGTTGGCGAACAGGAAGGTACCGCCCGGCTTCAGCATCTGCAGGCAGGTCTTGGTGAGCTTCACCGCCACCTTGTCCTGCAGGTAGTCGTAGAGGCCCGAGGCATAGATGAAGTCGAACTTGCCGAGCTTGTGCCCCCGCGTCAGCAGGGTGCGGACGGAACCGTCGACGGTTTCCACGGCCGTGCCGGCGAAGTCACGCGAGATCAGGCCGACGCTGAGCGGGTCCTGGTCGAGCGCTACCCAGCGCTTCAGGCGCTTTTCGCGCAGCGCAAGCGAGAGGTTGGCTTCGCGCAGATGGCCGGCGGCGACTGCCAGGACCTCGGTTCCGGGCCCGCGCTTCTCGGCGATCTCGTCGACATAGCGGGCGAGAAGATCACGACGCTCGCGGGCCGCCACGCAGGAGGGCACGTTCTGGGTATAGGCATAGAGCGCCTTGCCGATGTCGGACGAGTCGGCGACGGCGTCGGCGACATGCGGATCGCAATAGATGTAGTCGAGCAGTTCGGCGTCGCCGGAATAGCCGCGCGGCTTCTCGAACGACCAGCGCGTCAGCGGATCTTCCAGGAAATAGTCGAGGACCGGATGGCTCTGGATGATCGGTGCCAGCGCATTCCAGGTGTCGTCATGGAGCCTGAGGCGCATCGCCTCGAGGCGCGCCATCAGCGGCTTGATGATTTCCGCCGGACCCTTCTTGAGGGCGATCTGCTGCTGCGTGACGGACAGCATGAGCGCGAGCTCGGCACGCGCCGTCTCAAAAGCCTCACTGCGATTGTCCAGCCCTCTTGCGAGGTTGGCCGCGATCGATTCTTCCGTAATCAGACTCTTGCCGTCGAGGACCGTGGCCACCAAAACCCCCATGGTTAACAACTCGTTAACAACTGGCATGTTAATAGCGCGAAGCAGACCCCCTGCAAAGCACGCTGGGTGGCATTCTAATGTTATCGTTAACGCACAATTTACCGAATTCGATTGCGCCAGGGCATTTCGTTTCAGAATCCGTGGATGATTAACCCAACCTTGTGGCCTCAGGCCGCATTGTCTGCGAGGCGCCAAGATCGCCCGCGCACGTTGGAGTTGTTCTGCGTTGAGGCCGGAAGCAACAAACGGCTTACAAAAGCCCTTCCTGAGAGGTCTCTCGGCGATGAGCAACTATGCAATGTCAGCTGTGGCTGAACTTGCGCCGGTGGAGCCGGCCATCCAGCCGCAGGCCGCGCCTGACGCCAGCAGCCTGCGCGCGCAGTTCCATGCGGAATCCCAGGCCGCGCGCCGCATGGCGGCCCGGCCGGGGCTCTACATCGCCGTCATCATCTACCTACTGTTCGCCGCCACTGACATTCTGCTGGTGCCGGATGTCGCGGCCTACACCATCGCCGCGCGCTTCGCGGTCGGCGCGACCGCGCTGGTGACGCTGGAGGCACTGCTGCGCTTCGGTGCCGCCACGAAATGGCTGGACATTACCTGCGCCGGCGCGATCATCCTCGGCTATATCGGCTGGCTGCTGCCGACGGCCGCCAGCGCCAATCATGAAAGCGTCTCGTACTACATGGTCTTCGGCACCATCTTCATGATGAGCGCCAACCTGTTTTTCACGTTCCAGTTCAGCTTTTCCGTCGTCACGTCGACGATCATCCTGCTGATCCTCTATGCCGTGAACTATTTCGTGCCGTCGACGCTGACCTACAAGCTGGTTTTCGGCGCCTTCTACATCTCCTGCTTCGTCTTCACCTCCTACATCAACTGGAAGCTGAACCGCGAGCGCTACAACGTCTTCCTGAACGCGCTGGAGGCGCGCAACCAGCACCGCGAAGCCACGGAGCGCGGCAAGGCGCTGCTCAAGCTGTCGCGCACCGATCCGCTGACCGGGCTGGAAAACCGCCGCGCCGTCGACGAGCGGCTGCGCGACCTGTGGAGCAACTGGCAGCGCCATGGCGCGACCTTCGCGGTGCTGCTCATCGACGTCGACTTCTTCAAGCGTTTCAACGACTATTACGGCCACCAGAAGGGCGACCGTTGCCTGATGGAGGTGGCAGACAGCCTGCGCCACCTGGTGGAGCGGCGCAGCGCCTCGATCGGTCGTTATGGCGGCGAGGAGTTCATCGTGCTGGCGCAGGCCAAAAACCACGAGGACGTCGTCACGCTTGCCGAGGAGATCCGCAGCGAAGTGGAAGCGCTGGCGATCACCCACAACGAGCGCCGCGACGGCACACAGGTGGTGACGGTGTCGATCGGCGCGGCCTTCACCCGCGACGAGGCCGGCACCAAGCTGGAAAAGATCATCCAGGAGGCCGACCGGGCGCTGTATCTGGCCAAGGCCGACGGCCGCAACTGCGTGCATCTGTTCGACCCCAACGACCCGCAGACCAGCGACGAAAGCGAGAACGTCGCCGCGCTCCTGAAGATCGCCATTGAGCGCGACCTGGTTTCGCTGGTGTTCCAGCCGATCGCCAACATGCGCAGCGGCAGGATCGAGGCGATGGAGGCGCTGATGCGCCTGACCATGCCGGACGGGACGGCGGTGCCGCCGAGCCTGTTCATCCCGGTGGCGGAACGCACCGGCATGATCCTGGAACTCGGCCGCTGGGCGATCCGCACGGCCTGCCGCGAACTGATGTCGAACGAGCATATCCGCACCATCAGCGTCAACGTCTCCCCGGTGCAGCTCAAGGCGCCGGGTTTTGCCGCCTCCGTGGCCGCCGCGCTCGGCGAGGCCGGCGTGACCGGCGATCGCCTGGCCCTGGAGATCACCGAGGGGCTGGAGATGGAGATGCATTCCGACGTGCTGCGCTGCATCAGCGACCTCAAGCTGCTCGGCATCAAGGTCTGGCTCGACGATTTCGGTACCGGGTTTGCCGGCCTGTCCTGGCTGCGGCTGATCGACTTCGACACGGTCAAGATCGACCGCTCCTTCCTGCACGACTGCGTGACGCCGCGCGGCCGCGCCATGTTCCGCGACATCGTCGGCCTGCTCAGGAACCGCGGCCCGAAGATCCTGGTCGAAGGCGTGGAGAGCGAGGAGCAGCTGGAGCTGCTGCGCAAGCTCGACATCGACCACGCCCAGGGCTACCACATCGGCCGCCCCGCCCCGGCCGAACGCATCCGCGCGCTGTTCGAGGAACCGAAGCGGCAGCGGATGGCATAAAGACGGGTCTGAACCGCCGCTGCGTCGGCGTTCCGGCATGGGTTGCGATACGCTCCGCTCATCCCGCCGCAACAGTTCTACGCCCGGCGATCGATTTCGTGTATCGAGGTCGCAGCGTCCCCGCCGGAACACCGCCTGATGAGACCCGTCCTTGCCGCCCTCGCCCTGATGCTGCCTGCCCCGGCTTTCGCCGAATGCGCCATGACAGACGCGCTGCTTGCCCAGGCCTATCCGAAGGCGCAGCAGGGCGACAACGGACTCACGGTCGACGGCGGCGGCTTTCAGCGCGCGATCCAGAGCGAAGGCGTGGTCTGCAAGGCCTGGCCCTGGCGGCCGGGGCTGATGCTGGCCGCGGTACCGCTGCTCGAGGCAAAGCCGGCCGAAGAAGGCTCGAACAAAGGCGATGTCGAAATCCTCGTCACCGACCGTGCCGGCAAGCCGCTGGCCAGGCGCCTCGAGCCGGACATGGCCTACTCCGACGCCATCCGCTTCGGCGACATGGCCCTCGACACCGCGCGCTACGATATCGCCGAGGGCCTGCGCGCCTTCGGCCTGCGCACCAATCAATCCGGCAGTTCACGGGTCAACCCCTATGAAGAGCAGGCGCTGTGGCTGTACACCTTCGACAGGGGCCGCATCGAGCGGGTGCTGGACGGCCTGATCGTCGAGCACGGCCTTGGAGAAAACAACGGCAATTGCGAGGGCGAGTACACCACGACGAAGCGCACCATCACGCCCGGCCCGAAAACAGTCGCGCGCTACCGCGCCCTCAAGGTGGAGCAGACCGAGACCCTCGACACCTCGACGCGAAAGGGCGACGACTGCGTCAGCGACGAACGGCCGGGACCGAGCAGGCAGTTCGAACTGGTCTATGACAAGGGCCGTTACGTACTGTCGGGCAAGGCCGAGATCGACCCGCTGTTCTCCACGATCGAGATCGGGGAGCGGTGAGGTCAGCTTTCACGAAAGCCAGGCAGCGACGGGAGCGTCGCTCCAGACCTGGACCTCGACATATTCCCTGAGGTGGTAGTCCGCATAGGTGTCTTCATCGGCATTGTCTTTCGGC
This genomic window contains:
- a CDS encoding EAL domain-containing protein, which gives rise to MSNYAMSAVAELAPVEPAIQPQAAPDASSLRAQFHAESQAARRMAARPGLYIAVIIYLLFAATDILLVPDVAAYTIAARFAVGATALVTLEALLRFGAATKWLDITCAGAIILGYIGWLLPTAASANHESVSYYMVFGTIFMMSANLFFTFQFSFSVVTSTIILLILYAVNYFVPSTLTYKLVFGAFYISCFVFTSYINWKLNRERYNVFLNALEARNQHREATERGKALLKLSRTDPLTGLENRRAVDERLRDLWSNWQRHGATFAVLLIDVDFFKRFNDYYGHQKGDRCLMEVADSLRHLVERRSASIGRYGGEEFIVLAQAKNHEDVVTLAEEIRSEVEALAITHNERRDGTQVVTVSIGAAFTRDEAGTKLEKIIQEADRALYLAKADGRNCVHLFDPNDPQTSDESENVAALLKIAIERDLVSLVFQPIANMRSGRIEAMEALMRLTMPDGTAVPPSLFIPVAERTGMILELGRWAIRTACRELMSNEHIRTISVNVSPVQLKAPGFAASVAAALGEAGVTGDRLALEITEGLEMEMHSDVLRCISDLKLLGIKVWLDDFGTGFAGLSWLRLIDFDTVKIDRSFLHDCVTPRGRAMFRDIVGLLRNRGPKILVEGVESEEQLELLRKLDIDHAQGYHIGRPAPAERIRALFEEPKRQRMA
- a CDS encoding class I SAM-dependent methyltransferase, with the protein product MATVLDGKSLITEESIAANLARGLDNRSEAFETARAELALMLSVTQQQIALKKGPAEIIKPLMARLEAMRLRLHDDTWNALAPIIQSHPVLDYFLEDPLTRWSFEKPRGYSGDAELLDYIYCDPHVADAVADSSDIGKALYAYTQNVPSCVAARERRDLLARYVDEIAEKRGPGTEVLAVAAGHLREANLSLALREKRLKRWVALDQDPLSVGLISRDFAGTAVETVDGSVRTLLTRGHKLGKFDFIYASGLYDYLQDKVAVKLTKTCLQMLKPGGTFLFANYAEGNPDAGYRETFMNWVLLLRSEADMWNVVNASVDRNKVDVQVFFGENRNVLYAVIEKHD